In Alphaproteobacteria bacterium, the DNA window GTCGCCAGCGGCATCCCAGACTAGGCTCTCCCCCAGTCGGCAGCGACAGTCGACCAGACAGGAAATCTCGTAACCCACGGCACCCCCTGCAATTTCCAAGATTCGTGTGCCGCCTACCCCGCTTAGTCCGCGTCGGGGACAGCTAAAACCTCTGGCGGCGGCCAGGCCTCGAAGGTGGGCGCCTCGCTCTGCCAGTTGCCGTAGTCGGCGCTTTCGCCGGTGAAGATGCGCGCGACCAAGGCCAGACCGCTTGGTCCTTCCAGGTTGCCGCCGGCGATGACCAGGCGGTCACCACCGTCGCGGCGGTAGAAGAGGCTCGAGCCGCATCTGTTACAAAAGCCCCTCTGCGCCTTGTCGGAACTGCGGTACCAAGTTAGTGCCCCAGCCGCGTCATGGATCTCAATATTGCTCAACTTAGCCGCTGTACCGTGCCAGAGCCCGCCACTGACACGTCGGCAGCTCTCGCAGTAGCACTCAATGACGCCCCGCATGGGACCATAGATGTCGAACGATACAGCACCGCAATGGCAGCGTCCTTTGGTCTCGCTCATGATCGCCTCCCTATGTCGTATCCTGGCCTCCGAGGATAGTCGTGACCTGGCTCGAGAAAACACCACCATTGCCGTGCACAAGCGCCACCTCGGCGCCGTTGATCTGGCGCTCGCCGCATTCGTCGCGCAACTGGCGGACGGCTTCAATGAAGGGGAAGATGCCGTACATGCCGGGATGGCAACACGACAGCCCACCGCCATTGGTGTTCACGGCCACCTTGCCGCCGGGTGCAATGGCACCGCCTTCGACGAACGCCCCGCCCTCGCCCTTGGCGCAAAAACCGAGGTCTTCGAGGAACATCAGCGTGGTGATGGTGAAGGCATCGTAGAGCTCGACTATATCGACGTCGGCAATGTCCAAGCCTGCCATCTCGAACGCCCGTGCTCCGGATTCGGTGGCTGCCGAGACCGTGAGATCGGGCATGTTGGTGATGTAACGGTGCCAATGGGCCATGGCCACGCCGAGCACATAGACCGGCACCTTGGGCAGATCGGGCGCGCGCTCGGGCCGGGTAAGCACCACGGCACCGCCACCGTCTGTGACTAGGCAGCAGTCGCGGACCGTGAAAGGATCGCTAATCAAGCGCGCCGCCAGCACCTCCTCCAGCGAAGTCGGCTCGCGGCAGAAGGCTTCCGGGTTCAACTGGGCCCACTGCCGCGCGGCAACGGCGATCTCCGCCAG includes these proteins:
- a CDS encoding thiolase, coding for MSGTLRAASIVAGAGTYGLGEMSGLSELELLAATTQAALGDAGLAISDVDAVFCTSMQLNMGSLSLAEYLGIKPKFSDSTVIGGSSNLSQVLIATMALQAGICDVALIAYASNQRSAAGRLVSSSRPDPYEAPYRPRQPITSYALAAARHMHEYGTTREQLAEIAVAARQWAQLNPEAFCREPTSLEEVLAARLISDPFTVRDCCLVTDGGGAVVLTRPERAPDLPKVPVYVLGVAMAHWHRYITNMPDLTVSAATESGARAFEMAGLDIADVDIVELYDAFTITTLMFLEDLGFCAKGEGGAFVEGGAIAPGGKVAVNTNGGGLSCCHPGMYGIFPFIEAVRQLRDECGERQINGAEVALVHGNGGVFSSQVTTILGGQDTT
- a CDS encoding GFA family protein; this translates as MSETKGRCHCGAVSFDIYGPMRGVIECYCESCRRVSGGLWHGTAAKLSNIEIHDAAGALTWYRSSDKAQRGFCNRCGSSLFYRRDGGDRLVIAGGNLEGPSGLALVARIFTGESADYGNWQSEAPTFEAWPPPEVLAVPDAD